One part of the Rutidosis leptorrhynchoides isolate AG116_Rl617_1_P2 unplaced genomic scaffold, CSIRO_AGI_Rlap_v1 contig536, whole genome shotgun sequence genome encodes these proteins:
- the LOC139884323 gene encoding U-box domain-containing protein 18-like, with amino-acid sequence MIHNLNGSGRRVLTFPATDTLSASTLVQSLLYLSHEIRSLKSKIPSTNKRNASEMFRLIENVSIFLEEIQLVSSADLPDSGILSLTDLKLSFQKVLYLLEDCTRDSARLWMAMSSSQVVDRFRVLTRAIGTDLEVFPLESGQLSDEVEELVEFVKIQARKARFEIEQDDQRAMDIVNRIFGQFRDGSDLDFTQVKFVLDHIRVRTWFECNEEIKFLEGEIELKLLNREKNANEISFLTSLIGFMIYCQCVMFDYQTQSQQKVKACEVEVFNGLDLDDFRCPISFEVMKDPVTLCTGHTYDRSSILKWFRSGNYTCPITGNKLTSIELVPNLALKHIIQQCCANVPKSKKEAIPWSLEAKGALKMVSLFLVSKLDCGTRLERNKAASEIRILTKTSDFSRSCLVESGVVPHLLDLMLSSLDSCAQENAVAGLLNLSKDSRNRFLIAEHGGLEVIVYVLKKGLKVESRHHAAATIFYMSSVEDYRRHIGENHNSIQGLLKLLREGNTRGKRNALVAILGLLMYCGNHSRVLRAGIVPLLVDLMKPSDGEELATDSLAVLAKLSENPDGASTILRHGELDIILQILESSSMAGKEYCVSLLLALCINGGAHIVSLLVKSPSLMGSLYSLISEGTPRGSKKASALISILHEFNERRSSGIMDPVPRDHSIHVCQPRLGRMVKASASLEALKMLARFLKELISKSASAVFTY; translated from the exons ATGATCCACAACTTAAACGGCTCGGGTCGCCGGGTTCTAACATTCCCGGCGACTGATACTCTCTCTGCATCTACTCTTGTACAGAGCCTTCTCTACCTCTCGCACGAAATCAGAAGCTTAAAGTCAAAGATTCCTTCAACCAACAAGCGAAATGCTTCCGAAATGTTCCGTTTGATTGAAAACGTTTCTATATTCCTGGAAGAAATTCAACTCGTGTCGTCGGCAGATCTTCCGGATTCGGGAATCCTCAGCCTGACCGACCTGAAACTTAGCTTCCAGAAAGTTCTCTACTTGTTGGAGGATTGCACACGTGACAGTGCCCGATTATGGATGGCAATGAGCTCAAGTCAGGTCGTTGATCGATTCCGGGTATTGACTCGGGCAATCGGAACTGATCTGGAGGTATTTCCTCTCGAATCGGGTCAATTATCCGACGAAGTCGAAGAACTGGTCGAGTTTGTCAAAATCCAGGCGCGTAAAGCGAGATTCGAAATCGAGCAGGATGATCAACGGGCCATGGATATTGTAAATCGGATATTTGGTCAGTTTAGAGATGGATCCGACCTGGATTTCACCCAAGTCAAATTCGTTTTGGATCATATCAGGGTCCGTACGTGGTTTGAATGCAACGAAGAGATCAAGTTTCTGGAAGGAGAAATCGAGTTGAAGTTGCTGAACAGAGAAAAAAATGCAAATGAGATAAGTTTTTTGACTAGCTTAATCGGATTTATGATTTATTGTCAATGTGTGATGTTTGACTACCAaactcaaagtcaacaaaaagtgaaAGCGTGTGAGGTTGAGGTGTTCAATGGTCTGGATTTGGACGATTTTAGATGTCCAATTTCGTTTGAGGTCATGAAAGATCCGGTGACATTATGTACAGGTCACACATATGATCGGAGCTCCATTTTAAAGTGGTTCCGATCCGGAAACTATACATGTCCTATTACAGGAAACAAGCTTACTAGCATTGAGCTGGTGCCCAATTTGGCATTGAAGCATATAATTCAACAGTGCTGTGCCAATGTACCAAAATCCAAAAAGGAAGCTATTCCATGGAGCTTGGAAGCCAAGGGAGCTCTCAAAATGGTTTCTCTATTTCTTGTTTCCAAGCTAGATTGTGGAACAAGACTAGAAAGAAACAAAGCAGCTTCTGAGATTCGGATCCTGACCAAGACAAGCGATTTTAGTAGATCTTGTCTGGTCGAATCTGGCGTTGTTCCACATTTGTTGGATCTGATGTTGTCATCATTGGATTCGTGTGCTCAAGAGAATGCCGTTGCTGGTTTATTGAACCTGTCCAAGGATTCCCGGAACAGATTCTTGATCGCCGAGCATGGAGGATTGGAGGTGATTGTATATGTATTGAAGAAGGGTTTAAAAGTTGAATCAAGGCATCATGCTGCTGCCACAATCTTTTACATGTCCTCCGTTGAGGATTACCGGAGACATATTGGCGAAAACCATAATTCCATTCAGGGTTTACTTAAACTTCTAAGAGAAGGAAACACTCGTGGTAAGAGGAATGCATTGGTTGCAATACTGGGGCTTCTGATGTATTGTGGGAATCATTCCAGAGTTCTCAGAGCAGGAATCGTTCCGCTATTAGTCGATCTCATGAAACCGTCCGACGGGGAAGAGCTCGCCACTGATTCCCTCGCAGTTTTAGCGAAATTGTCGGAGAATCCTGATGGGGCAAGCACGATTCTCCGCCATGGAGAATTGGATATAATTCTACAGATCCTGGAATCTTCCTCAATGGCAGGGAAAGAGTATTGTGTGTCTTTGTTGTTGGCTCTATGCATCAATGGTGGTGCACACATTGTTTCTCTTTTGGTCAAGAGCCCTTCATTAATGGGATCATTGTATTCCCTAATAAGTGAAGGTACGCCACGTGGAAGCAAGAAGGCTAGTGCTCTTATCAGCATCCTGCACGAATTCAATGAACGAAGGTCATCTGGCATAATGGATCCAGTTCCTAGAGATCATTCCATTCACGTTTG CCAACCACGACTTGGTCGAATGGTTAAGGCATCTGCCTCCCTTGAGGCTTTGAAG ATGTTAGCTCGGTTTTTGAAAGAGCTAATATCTAAATCGGCTTCTGCGGTTTTTACATATTGA
- the LOC139884324 gene encoding probable receptor-like protein kinase At5g18500, giving the protein MYFLIGGIAGIVAVVLITAWILLRRRKSRRNLPPEKAALDYSLSVAEEYACPKISNEDILLATDNLSTSNYIGQGIAGKVYRGTLSTGEHVAVKHIVNDGQLETFMREVKSVSHIRHPNLVTLLGYSNFVDNNKEECFLVYELCHNGNLYQWLYSKSKEGLVLSWIQRLEIAIDSARGLWFLHTYPQGCIVHRDIKPQNILIDASFQAKLSDFGLSKVMDMDQSHVVSEVRGTFGYVDPEYRNDSRVYASADVYSFGMVLLQLLSARRVIDMNSNRPMNLSQMARFLTRQGNLSEFADPKLQGEYSLEAFDLVFKLALSCTGIKEQRPSMEQVVQKLERAHQISYF; this is encoded by the exons ATGTATTTCTTAATTGGAGGGATAGCAGGAATCGTAGCAGTCGTATTAATCACAGCATGGATATTGCTTAGAAGAAGGAAGAGTAGGAGAAATCTCCCACCAGAAAAGGCTG CATTAGATTATTCACTTTCCGTTGCTGAGGAGTATGCTTGTCCGAAGATATCGAACGAAGATATTCTTTTAGCAACAGACAATTTGAGTACATCGAACTACATCGGCCAAGGGATAGCCG GAAAAGTGTATAGAGGCACACTATCAACTGGTGAGCATGTTGCAGTAAAGCACATAGTGAATGATGGGCAACTAGAGACATTCATGAGGGAAGTTAAGAGTGTTTCACATATCAGACATCCAAATCTCGTAACTTTGTTGGGTTATAGTAATTTCGTGGACAACAACAAAGAAGAATGCTTCCTTGTTTACGAGCTTTGCCATAATGGAAACCTCTATCAATGGCTATACAGTAAAAGTAAAGAAGGACTAGTTCTTTCATGGATCCAACGTCTCGAAATCGCAATCGACAGCGCTAGAGGTCTCTGGTTTCTGCACACTTATCCACAAGGCTGCATCGTTCACCGTGACATTAAGCCGCAAAACATCCTCATCGATGCTTCGTTTCAAGCGAAATTATCGGATTTCGGCTTGTCAAAAGTGATGGACATGGATCAGTCTCATGTTGTCTCAGAGGTTAGAGGAACTTTCGGTTATGTCGATCCTGAGTATCGAAATGACAGTCGTGTTTATGCTTCAGCAGATGTTTACAGTTTCGGAATGGTATTGCTGCAACTTCTCTCGGCTAGACGAGTTATCGATATGAACTCCAATAGACCAATGAATCTAAGCCAAATGGCACGGTTTCTTACGAGACAAGGTAACCTATCGGAATTTGCAGATCCCAAACTTCAAGGAGAGTACTCGTTAGAAGCATTTGATCTCGTTTTCAAATTAGCTTTGTCTTGTACAGGGATTAAGGAGCAAAGGCCATCAATGGAGCAAGTCGTACAAAAATTAGAAAGGGCACatcaaatctcatatttttaa